In a single window of the Nitrospirota bacterium genome:
- a CDS encoding class I SAM-dependent methyltransferase, translating to MLNLKTALHERICPICSFPEKSHLYTQMFGNEVLSLSESYDVVVCNHCGFVYAEGIPSQADFNNYYAQMSKYEFNYSDGIVSDEYVVMFTKIVNFLIPHLNDKNARILDIGCSTGCLLSLFKLNGYLNLLGLDPSSSCVKTIKELYNIEATVNSIYSFDTDEKFDLIILSSVLEHLVDCNNSMQKIYSLLKDHGLLFIEVPDAERFDLYISAPFQQFSIEHINYFSQYSIKNLLSIFHFKILKMQQNECKLNRTIHPDIHMLSQKTDENNFTMIRDNISELKIRDYITKCSIIDLEVKSIIKNKLLNKNKIIVWGVGTHTQRLIASGLDLSKVLYFVDSNTRYAGKKVKGIEIKLPCDIKDESPILISTYSCQDEIVHQIKEFLKLNNEIITIYSEGMF from the coding sequence ATGTTAAATTTAAAAACAGCGTTGCATGAGAGGATTTGTCCTATTTGTTCCTTTCCTGAGAAATCTCATCTTTATACTCAGATGTTTGGTAATGAGGTACTTTCTTTATCAGAAAGTTATGATGTTGTTGTTTGTAATCATTGTGGCTTTGTATATGCGGAGGGAATTCCTTCGCAGGCCGATTTTAACAATTATTACGCACAAATGTCTAAGTATGAGTTTAATTATAGCGATGGCATTGTTTCAGATGAGTACGTTGTTATGTTTACAAAGATTGTTAATTTCTTAATTCCGCATTTGAACGATAAAAATGCAAGAATATTAGATATAGGGTGTTCAACAGGTTGCTTATTATCCTTATTTAAGTTAAATGGGTACCTAAATCTGTTAGGACTCGATCCCTCATCTTCTTGTGTAAAAACTATAAAAGAATTATATAATATAGAAGCAACTGTCAATAGTATTTATAGCTTCGATACTGATGAAAAGTTTGATTTAATTATTTTATCGTCTGTTTTAGAACATCTGGTTGATTGCAACAATTCAATGCAGAAGATTTATTCTTTATTAAAAGACCATGGATTATTATTTATAGAAGTGCCTGACGCAGAAAGATTTGATTTATACATTTCAGCGCCTTTTCAGCAATTTAGCATCGAACATATCAATTATTTTTCACAATATTCTATAAAAAATCTTTTATCTATTTTCCATTTTAAAATACTTAAAATGCAACAGAACGAATGCAAATTAAATCGTACGATACATCCTGACATTCATATGCTATCACAAAAAACAGATGAAAATAACTTTACAATGATTAGAGATAATATTAGTGAATTAAAGATAAGAGATTATATAACTAAATGTTCCATTATTGATTTAGAAGTAAAATCAATAATCAAAAACAAATTATTAAATAAAAATAAAATAATTGTATGGGGAGTAGGCACTCATACCCAAAGACTTATTGCGTCAGGTTTGGATCTCTCAAAAGTACTGTATTTTGTTGATTCAAATACAAGATATGCAGGCAAGAAAGTAAAAGGAATAGAAATAAAGTTACCCTGCGATATTAAAGATGAATCTCCAATATTAATATCAACATATTCCTGTCAGGATGAAATCGTCCATCAAATTAAAGAATTTCTGAAATTAAATAATGAAATAATAACAATATACAGTGAAGGTATGTTTTAG
- a CDS encoding thiamine pyrophosphate-binding protein: MTKLSDYVIDLIKGFGVNHVFMLPGGGCMHLVDSVGRKINHTGFLHEQAAIIAADGFAQYNNDVAVALVTTGPGGTNAITGVTASWIDSTPLVVLSGQVKRKDLLFGRGLRQMGVQEADIVSMVKPITKYAVTVMEPDEIRYHIEKAFYLAKTGRPGPVWIDIPLDVQGAGINTENLKGFEPDSERYKVEKTVLNSMLEKTIELLNNSKRPVILAGRGIRFAEAQGEFLSLAEFLKIPVLATWRLMDILPEDSDLYFGRPGSIASRGANFILQNSDFLLTIGARLDLPQVGYNYRDFARSAKKVIVDIDEAEIRKIDTEIAIPIVTDAKEFLNKFIHKLHLIKHTERSNWQLMCKKWKEAYPVVLPEYLSQSEYVNTYALINTLSDLLTENDVIVPGSSGSCAEITCQSFRVKRGQRVINSPGLGSMGFGLPQSIGVAIASSRRSICIVGDGGLQHNIQELQTMKRLNLPVKLFVLNNNGYAAIRNTHNRFFEGRLVCCDPSSALTLPDTCKVARAYGLPAVRISDQRILKHEVTKVLDTDGPAVCEVMVDPDLQTAPRLSSMAMPDGTMVSKPLEDLWPFLDRDEFLANMSVTSNGDSG; the protein is encoded by the coding sequence ATAACAAAACTTTCAGACTATGTGATTGACCTGATTAAAGGCTTCGGAGTCAATCATGTCTTTATGCTGCCCGGTGGCGGCTGTATGCACCTGGTTGATTCTGTGGGCAGAAAAATTAACCACACCGGATTTCTTCACGAACAGGCGGCTATCATTGCCGCCGATGGCTTTGCCCAGTACAACAATGATGTAGCCGTTGCTCTTGTTACAACAGGCCCCGGAGGCACTAACGCTATAACCGGAGTCACTGCTTCATGGATAGATTCAACACCGCTTGTGGTGCTATCGGGGCAAGTTAAACGTAAGGATTTGCTTTTTGGCAGGGGACTGAGACAGATGGGTGTTCAGGAGGCAGACATTGTCTCTATGGTAAAACCCATTACAAAGTATGCTGTCACCGTTATGGAACCTGATGAGATTCGTTATCATATAGAGAAGGCCTTCTATCTTGCAAAGACCGGTCGCCCTGGTCCGGTTTGGATTGACATCCCGCTTGATGTTCAGGGAGCTGGCATCAATACTGAAAATCTCAAAGGTTTCGAGCCTGACTCAGAAAGGTATAAGGTAGAAAAAACAGTGCTAAACTCTATGCTTGAAAAAACTATAGAGCTACTAAATAACTCAAAGCGGCCTGTAATTTTGGCAGGAAGGGGTATCAGGTTTGCTGAGGCTCAGGGGGAATTTCTATCGCTTGCAGAGTTTCTTAAAATTCCTGTCCTTGCCACATGGCGGCTTATGGATATACTGCCTGAGGATAGCGATTTGTATTTTGGACGTCCCGGCTCTATTGCCTCACGCGGGGCAAATTTTATCCTCCAAAATTCCGATTTTCTGCTAACTATTGGCGCCCGGCTTGACCTTCCGCAGGTTGGATACAATTATCGCGACTTTGCCCGCAGCGCTAAAAAAGTTATCGTAGATATAGATGAGGCTGAAATCAGAAAAATTGATACAGAAATTGCAATCCCAATAGTAACAGATGCAAAGGAGTTTCTAAACAAGTTCATACATAAATTACACCTAATAAAACACACGGAGCGCTCAAATTGGCAGCTTATGTGTAAAAAATGGAAAGAGGCGTATCCGGTAGTGCTGCCAGAGTATCTATCACAATCAGAATACGTCAATACATATGCCTTGATAAATACGCTATCAGATCTTCTTACGGAAAATGATGTGATTGTACCCGGATCTTCAGGCAGTTGCGCAGAAATAACCTGTCAGAGCTTTAGGGTTAAGAGGGGCCAGCGGGTTATTAACTCCCCGGGGCTGGGCTCGATGGGGTTTGGACTTCCTCAAAGCATAGGGGTAGCTATAGCAAGCAGCAGACGCTCAATTTGTATAGTGGGAGACGGCGGCCTTCAGCACAACATCCAGGAACTCCAAACCATGAAACGCCTCAATCTGCCCGTAAAACTGTTTGTGCTAAACAATAATGGATATGCTGCTATCAGAAACACTCATAACAGGTTTTTTGAAGGCCGGCTTGTTTGCTGTGATCCCTCAAGCGCTCTGACGCTGCCCGATACGTGTAAAGTTGCCCGGGCTTACGGACTGCCCGCTGTAAGAATATCCGATCAGAGAATCCTAAAACACGAGGTCACTAAGGTTCTCGACACAGATGGCCCTGCGGTGTGTGAGGTGATGGTTGACCCTGATTTACAAACCGCGCCCAGACTGTCCTCTATGGCAATGCCGGATGGCACTATGGTCTCTAAACCGCTTGAGGATTTGTGGCCTTTCTTAGACAGGGATGAGTTTCTTGCTAATATGAGTGTAACTTCTAACGGAGACTCAGGATAG